From the genome of Leptolyngbya subtilissima AS-A7, one region includes:
- a CDS encoding non-ribosomal peptide synthetase, with product MCAPKNMLSKNKDVAVWPSGEVAAESDSGQNLCSDWVEAWDSISSTTLLHQLFEMQAEHSPESIAIRAEEQCLSYRHVNEQANRFAYYLHQQGLVVDTVVGLFIDRSPAMVIAMLGILKAGGAYLPLDPDYPSDRTASILAESGVSLVVSCSHLIKNLPQENINVICLDLEQEKIGRHKHTNPNFPITVNHLAYVIYTSGSTGTPKGVMIPHKGICNQLFWRQTTFPLTPSDRVLQNISFSFDPSVWQIFWPISCGAQIVLPKPGGQRDIAYLVELIAREQVTILALVPSVLKVFLEQTKGAQSTPLRHIFCGGEALPTTLQDLFINKFGATTQLHNVYGPTEASIDATYWTCQPGIETAIAPIGRPIANAEVYVLDEHLQPVATGDSGELYIGGRGLARGYLKRPDLTAERFIPHPYSSDTETRLYKTGDLVRYRYDGNLEFLGRLDSQVKIRGFRIELQEIEVALTQHRSVAECVVLASQSDIENSYLAAYIVTANSHCSTAQELNNFLRGRLPDYMVPEHFIFLDELPLNANGKIDKKKLPEPNLNRQAFENDVVSPRNETELRLTQIWEQELQLGPIGITDSFFELGGNSLLAASMLIKVEDVFGRSPSLGKFFQLPTIEALAKALQETLEDNSKQSLVAIQPYGSKLPLFCVHTRTGSVLDYYTLAQQLNREQPIYGLQARGLSSSEDVDYRVEAMARRYIRELQTLQPTGPYFLCGYSFGGLVAYEMAQQLVQDGQTIGLLTLIDTYCLTKSWFDFSTPTILGQLRGKLSAGVRRVHQKWLSLGYLRSHSSEAVLERMMAISERAIRSYKPQPYSGSVLLLRATQLPEKANLSPQFVDETLGWEKLVTGEIKVHSVSGDHFNLFEKPNVFELANYLNRFLP from the coding sequence ATGTGTGCGCCCAAAAATATGCTGTCAAAAAACAAAGACGTAGCTGTCTGGCCCTCTGGAGAAGTAGCGGCAGAAAGCGATTCAGGACAAAACCTTTGCAGTGACTGGGTTGAGGCGTGGGACAGCATCTCTTCAACGACATTGCTCCATCAACTCTTCGAAATGCAGGCTGAACATAGCCCCGAAAGCATTGCTATCAGAGCTGAAGAGCAGTGCTTATCCTACCGGCATGTTAACGAGCAAGCTAATCGGTTTGCCTATTACCTTCATCAACAGGGCCTAGTTGTCGACACAGTCGTAGGGCTATTTATTGATCGCTCACCAGCCATGGTGATTGCCATGCTGGGCATCCTCAAAGCCGGTGGTGCCTACTTGCCGCTCGATCCCGATTATCCAAGCGATCGCACGGCTTCAATTTTGGCTGAATCTGGAGTCTCATTGGTAGTCAGTTGTTCCCACCTGATAAAAAACCTTCCCCAGGAAAATATCAATGTCATTTGCCTAGACCTTGAGCAGGAGAAGATTGGACGTCATAAGCACACAAACCCAAATTTCCCGATCACTGTCAATCACCTAGCCTACGTCATCTACACCTCGGGGTCTACAGGAACTCCAAAGGGGGTGATGATTCCACACAAGGGCATTTGTAATCAGCTATTTTGGCGACAGACTACCTTTCCATTAACACCGTCAGATCGGGTACTGCAAAACATCTCCTTTAGCTTCGACCCATCGGTATGGCAAATATTTTGGCCGATATCCTGTGGGGCACAGATAGTTTTGCCAAAGCCAGGTGGGCAGCGGGATATTGCCTATCTAGTTGAATTGATTGCCAGAGAGCAAGTTACGATCTTGGCATTGGTGCCCTCAGTGCTGAAGGTTTTTCTAGAACAAACCAAAGGTGCTCAGAGCACGCCGCTCCGGCATATCTTCTGCGGAGGTGAGGCGCTACCTACCACTCTCCAAGATCTTTTTATAAACAAATTTGGAGCAACAACGCAATTACACAATGTCTATGGCCCAACTGAAGCCTCTATTGACGCTACTTATTGGACTTGCCAACCTGGTATAGAGACTGCGATCGCTCCAATTGGTCGTCCAATTGCAAATGCTGAGGTCTACGTCTTAGATGAGCACCTGCAGCCTGTGGCAACGGGAGATTCGGGAGAGCTTTACATTGGAGGGCGGGGGTTAGCGCGGGGCTACCTCAAACGACCTGACCTAACCGCAGAACGCTTTATACCCCACCCTTACTCCTCCGATACTGAAACTCGGCTATACAAGACAGGCGACTTAGTTCGCTACCGATACGACGGAAATCTCGAGTTCCTAGGACGCTTAGATTCTCAGGTAAAGATACGTGGGTTTCGCATCGAACTCCAGGAAATTGAAGTAGCTTTGACCCAGCATCGCAGCGTTGCTGAATGTGTTGTCTTGGCCTCTCAATCTGATATAGAAAATTCCTATCTGGCAGCCTACATCGTAACTGCCAATTCCCATTGCTCTACAGCCCAAGAGCTTAACAACTTCTTGAGAGGTAGGTTGCCCGACTATATGGTGCCTGAACATTTCATTTTTCTGGATGAGCTGCCACTAAATGCCAACGGCAAAATTGATAAGAAGAAGCTACCTGAACCCAACTTGAACCGCCAGGCTTTTGAAAATGACGTTGTTTCGCCTAGAAATGAAACAGAGCTCAGGTTAACCCAGATCTGGGAACAGGAGCTTCAACTTGGGCCTATTGGAATAACTGATAGCTTCTTTGAGTTAGGCGGAAACTCTTTACTCGCTGCCAGTATGTTGATTAAGGTCGAAGATGTCTTTGGCCGATCGCCCTCTTTGGGAAAGTTTTTCCAGTTGCCCACCATTGAAGCATTGGCTAAAGCTTTGCAGGAGACATTAGAGGATAACTCTAAGCAGTCTCTGGTCGCTATTCAACCCTATGGGTCGAAATTGCCGCTGTTTTGCGTACATACTAGAACCGGAAGTGTGCTTGATTACTATACATTGGCTCAGCAGTTAAACCGCGAACAGCCAATCTATGGATTACAAGCTCGAGGTTTGAGCAGTAGCGAAGATGTAGATTACCGGGTTGAAGCTATGGCCCGTCGCTATATTCGAGAGCTACAGACACTTCAACCTACAGGGCCATACTTTTTGTGTGGTTATTCGTTTGGCGGTTTGGTGGCCTATGAGATGGCCCAACAGCTGGTGCAAGACGGCCAGACAATAGGATTGCTGACACTGATTGATACTTACTGCCTCACTAAGTCCTGGTTTGACTTCAGCACTCCTACAATTTTGGGTCAATTAAGGGGCAAACTGAGCGCTGGGGTGCGGAGAGTTCACCAGAAATGGCTATCTCTGGGTTACTTGCGATCGCACTCTTCGGAAGCAGTTTTAGAAAGAATGATGGCTATTAGCGAAAGAGCTATCAGAAGTTACAAGCCCCAACCCTATTCAGGGTCAGTGCTGTTGTTAAGGGCCACCCAACTCCCAGAAAAGGCTAATCTAAGCCCTCAGTTTGTGGATGAAACTCTGGGATGGGAAAAATTGGTAACTGGAGAAATTAAGGTTCACTCTGTGTCAGGAGATCACTTTAATCTGTTCGAAAAACCCAACGTCTTCGAACTGGCAAATTATCTCAATCGTTTTCTTCCATGA